GTTAAAGACGTGCATTGCAGAGGCTGGAACTGCTGCTAATGTTCCTACCATGAATACTGTCTTTTCAGTAAAGGACATTCCTGTTGCATACATGTGATGAGCCCATGATGAAAAGCTGACAATAGATAACAAGACAAATGCAAAGACACCAGAACTGTGGCTGAAGATGGGTTTTCTTGAAAATCTTGGAATGATTTCATACATCATACCTATTGCGGGAATAACAAGTACGTATACTTCAGGATGGAAAGTAAACCAGAATAAGTGTGCATAAGCGATTGGGTCACCACCCATTGCAGGGTTGAAGAATCCTGTAACTCCAAGTCTGTCTGTAAGTAACATCAAAAGTGCTGCGGCAAATGTTGGAATTGCAACAAGTACAATTAATGATGAAGACAAGAATGACCATGCTAACAATGGCACCTGACCAATTGACATGTCAGGATGCTTACATTTTAGAATTGTGACAATGAAGTTAATTGCGCCAAGGACTGAAGAGATTCCCAGAATCTTTAGTCCGAAAATCCACATATCTGCAGCTGGACCTGGGGCGCTGATGATAGAATAGGGAGGAGTTGCATACCATGTAAAGTCTGCAAAGCCCAGCCAAATTAGTGCACCACCAGGAGGAATCATCCAAAATGCAATTGCATTAAGTTTTGGATATGCCATGTCTTTGTATCTAACCATAATTGGAACAAAGTAGTTACCAACAGCTGATGCAAATGGCAATAAGAATAAGAAGATGAGAGTAGTTCCGTGAACGGTAAACATTCTGTTAAAGGTCATTGCATCAGCGATGAATTGTGCTCCTGGCAAAAATAATTCGGCACGAATTGCAAGTGCAAGTGCACCACCTAAAAACAAGAATCCCAGTGACATGATAAGATAAAGCAATCCCACATCAGTGTGATGTGTTGAGAACATTATTTGCCAAATGGGTCGTGGTTTTTGTAATTCTAGAACCATTAGATAGTCTCCTCACTTGAAATTACAGATAAATGTCTTAGCATCAAGATGATGGCTCCTCCACAATTAGTTTTCCTCTCATGTTATAGTGAATCAAACCACAATATTCTCTGCATTGGATATCATGTTCGCCTGCTTTGTCAGGTGCAAACCAAACTGTGTTAACTCTGCCTGGAACTGCATCCATTAAAACAACATAATCATGAATATTAAAAGAGTGATTGACGTCTTTGGCAGTTACCTCAAACTTGTATGCTTTTCCAGCTTCTACATGTAACTCACCAATTTCTTTAGTTCCATCCTCATGTTCAAAAGTCCAGAACCATTGTTGTCCAGTTACTTTGATAACCTCAGCATCAGCAGGAACGTGCTCAACTAGTCTTTCAACGTTCCATGCTTCTCCACCAACCCAGCACAATAATGCAATTACGATTCCAATGTAGATCCATTCAGGCCAGTTAGAGTGTCCACCCATTTTCTACCATACTCCTTCCTTTTCATATGGTGTTGGAGTAGCTTTTGGATGCGATTCTCTGAATCTCCAAACCAACCAAATCATGGTACCAGAAACTACTGCACCAACAGTAAATGCAACAGTCATCATTCTAAAGAATAAATTCCAAATCAAAACACGTCGATCTACATATTCGCCTGGTTCATCACCTGCAGCTAAAGCATAATCAGCTACTGGAATGATTACTAAAATTGCAAATACTAAGAACAGACCGACCATACTCTTCATTAGCGTGACTGACGTGACCTTTGATTTCTATTTAAGGGTTTTCAAGATTATTAGCTACCAATCCTGATCGAATCTGGATGGATGCATTACGTTAAGTCCAGATACTGAGAACATACGTTGGTATTCTCTAAATATATTCAAAGATGCATTTGCTATAATCAGCTCATATAGATTCTTTGGAGACAGATCAACTATTGTTGCAAGCATTGCCTTGATAGGATCCATATGGGTTACAAGGACCACATTTTCATCAGGATGATTTTCTAGAACATCATCTACAATTCCCAATACACGTTTTTTGACCTGATCAAAAGTTTCTACGCCATTATGTGCAATTTCTAGTTCACCGTTATAGAATTTCATGAACACGTTTCCATGACTTGAAAAAATTTCATCATAAGGCATTCCAGTAAATTTTCCCATGTCCAACTCAATTAATCGCTCGTCAATTCTAACATCAACTGAATTATGTTTTCCAACTATTTCTGCAGTGTTTTTTGCTCTTTCAATAGGACTTGAATAAATTGCCGAAATGTTCATGTGTTCTAAAAATTCAGCTGCCTTTTGGGCCTGATCTACTCCTTTGTCTGTCAAAGGGATTCCAGGGGTTCTACCTGCAAGAATTCTTTCAGTATTATTTTTTGCCTGTCCATGTCTAAGAAATATTATTGATCCCAACTATACCGCATCTCAAATAGAGATAATAATAACATTATCAGAACAAAGTACATGAAAGTAGGAATTATTGGTGGAACAGGAGGAATGGGGAAAGGTTTTGCTCTTAGATGGTCTCTTAATCACGATGTCATTGTAGGTTCCAGAGATGCTGCAAGAGCATCATCATCAGCAACGGAATACACAAATCTTGCAAAAGAAGCATTTGGAGAAATTAAAGGAAGCATTACTGGGAATGATAACATTTCTGTCGCAAAAGAAAGTGACGTTTTGGTTTTGTCAATCCCATATGAAAATATCGATACAGTATGTTCAGAGATATTGCCTCAAACAAAAGATAGTTGTGTTGTAATATCACCAATAGTTCCAATGACCAAGACAGATGTTGGTTTTGAATTTATTCCAATTAAAGAGAATAAACCATTTTCATATCAGTTAGTATCAAAGTATGTCAAGGACAAATCAAAATTAGTTTCAGCGTTTCATGTGATTTCTGAAAAGAAACTTGTTAACCCAACACTAGAATTGGATTATGACATCTTTGTATGTGGCGATGATAAAGAATCAGTAGGTGTGGTGAATAGCTTGATTAATGAAATAAAGGGACTAAGACCAATTTACTTGGGGCCCGGAGAGTTATCATACATGGCTGAAATTGCAACACCACTCTTGCTAAATGCAATGATTAGAAACAAGATAAAAAATCCAGGAATCAAAATTATCTAAGCATAATTTTGTAAAGTTATGAGTCACGAATACTATCGACGTGGTAGAAATTGGTATACTGCAATTGGTGCTCTTTTTCTTATTAGTGCAGGAATTGTTATTGTCAGACAGCTGTTAATTTGGGGACCAGAGTTTATGATGGATTTTTTGGTAAATTCTGAAATAACAAATGAAAAAGTTTCAGTTGCAATGATAGGATTCGGGGTTTTTATGATAGCATTAGGTTTTAGAAAACATGAACAGCCGAGATAAATTTCTCAGAGAACAAAAAGTTTTACGGCTTGCAACCATAGGCAAGAACAAGACTCCTCATATTGTTCCTGTTTGGTACATGTATAGCTCAAAAAAAATCTACATAGGAACAAACACAAAAACTCAAAAAGCAAAAAATGTACAAAAGAATAAACGGGTTAGTTTTTGCATAGATGTCGGAGTCAATGCACCAAATATCTATGGTGTAATGGGACAAGGAAATGCAAGTTTGATTTTAGAGAACTCCAAAGTAAAAAGAATTGGAAAAAAAATTCTTCTCAGATATTTTGATACCATAGAAAATAAATCAGCAAAAGAATTACTTGATGATACTGACTGTATTATTGAGATAATTCCTGAAAAATGGTCTATTTGGAATTATTGACTTACGAACTCTTCAATCTTAGTCATTGCTGAATCAAGTGTTTCCAAACTTGGAAGATAAACTAGTCTAAAATGTCCACTACCATATTTTTCACCAAATCCAGAACCATGAACAGTTAGAACTCCTTTCGATTCCAAGAGTTTTGTAACAAATTCTTTGTCAGTTCCAAATCGATTGTCTTCAATTTTTGGAAATGCGTAAAAAGATCCCTTTGGGTTTGGACAAGAAAGTCCAGGTATTTCGTTTAGTCTTTTGATGACCAAGTCTCTACGTTGTTTTATTTCAGAAACAAATTTTGAGATGTAATCTTGAGATCCACGTAATGATTCAAGTGCAGCATGTTGTACTGGCAGGTTAGTAGCAATTCTAACCCGAGCAAGTTTAGGAAGGTTTTCTCGTAAATCATCTAGTTTAGAAGATTGATTAAATGCAATGTATCCAATTCTCCATCCAGACATTAAATGAACTTTAGAAAAACCATTTAGGACAATTACTGGAGAATCACCAGCAACTTTGCCAATTCCTGTAAATTTTTCATCAAAGATAATTTGATCGTAGATTTCATCACAAATAATGTAGAGGTTGCTCTCATTTGCAATGTTTACAAGTTCCCTAAGTGAATTCTCATTAAATACAACCCCAGTAGGATTGTTTGGGCTGATTAAACAAATTGCAACAGTTTTTGAAGTAATCTTTTTTCGTATGTCTTCAATATCAGGAGTTGAATTTTCCAAGTCCACTGCAAATTCAACAGGCAGTCCTCCATGCAGTCTTACATAAGAAGCATATGGCGGATAGTAAGGACCCGGTAACAGAACCTCATCTCCTTCTTCAACAATTGAAGAAATTACCATATCAAGTCCTTCAGAAACACCATTTGTAACTAAGATATCATCAGAGTCAATTGATAGTCCCTTCACATTTTCCTTTTTTGCAATTTCATTACGTAATTCAGCCAGTCCTTCTGATGTAGAATAATAGTTTTCGCCCCTGTTGATTGCATCGATCAAAGCTTGTTTTACATTATCAGGTGGTTGAAATCCAAATTGCACAGGATCACCAATGTTAAGATAGTCAACCTTCATTCCTTTTTGTTGAACTTTTCTTGCAGTTAGAACAATGTCTCTAATTGCATATTCAACACCTGCAACTTTTTTTGACACTTTCATTGTATCTAGACAGATTTTTAGGCCTGTTAAATTCTTACTTGTTTGGACTCGTAGCACAGTCTGGATAGTGCGGGCGGCTTCGAACCGCCAGGTCGAGGGATCGAAGCCCTCCGAGCCCTTTAGATTATCTTATTAAGCAAAAAATTTTCAAGAGAAATGAATTGAAGGTTTCATTGTTCAAGATTGGAATTATGCTAAGCATTGTGGGAATTAGTTGGATTTCAATGGTTTTTCTACAAGGAGATAGAATTTCGGAAGAATTTCTTTTAGAATCATCAAATTCTCACAAAATAGATATGAGTTTTGCAGGAGAAGACATAGGATATTACAAAGTATTCATGCCTAATTTTTCTGGAGATGAAGTGTTTGTGCAAGTATTGGATACTGTGGGTAATGTAATTTCTGAACAATCAGTTCATACAAAAATGTCAGTAGCATATTTTGATTATGAAAAAACTGGAAAATATTCTGTGAAGATTGTAAATGTATCAAAAAATCCAATTAATATTCAAGTCGAATTTGGAGATACTAATTCTAAGGAAATGATTCCTGCGGGAATCATAATACTAGTAGGTTCAATAATGATAATTTTGGCGTCATATATGAAATTAAAAAATTATAAAATTGCACAACCTGATGAGAATATTTCGTAGACCGGAATACATTGAATAACATGTCCTAAAATCAATGCAAGATTGAAGGCAAGCCAAGTTGTAAAGAAGATAAATGAAATAATGGAAAATGGCAATAAGAGTTTGAGTTTAGTATGTTCTCTATTTTTTATAATAAGTAATCCACCTAGTGATGCTAAAACAAGACCGAATTCAAGAGGTTGATGAGACCAAGAAATCAATCCATCAATTCCAAATATATCATGTGATAAAGAATCTCCAAATCCTGAAATGAGTTGAATACCAGATCCAATTATTACAAGTTTGATACCAGTATTTAATGAGCCTCTGACAGATTTTCTTATCAGTAATATGATTCCTAGAATTGCCGCACAAGAGACAAGAGATACACCAAAGTAAACTGTAATGTGTTGTGTTGTCCAGAAGAATTCAGGTTCTCTTAAAAGATGAGAAATGGCATCCCAAAAACCACCAGAAACTGTAATGACAGGACCTAAAACAGCCAAAAT
Above is a window of Nitrosopumilus sp. K4 DNA encoding:
- a CDS encoding cbb3-type cytochrome c oxidase subunit I, whose protein sequence is MVLELQKPRPIWQIMFSTHHTDVGLLYLIMSLGFLFLGGALALAIRAELFLPGAQFIADAMTFNRMFTVHGTTLIFLFLLPFASAVGNYFVPIMVRYKDMAYPKLNAIAFWMIPPGGALIWLGFADFTWYATPPYSIISAPGPAADMWIFGLKILGISSVLGAINFIVTILKCKHPDMSIGQVPLLAWSFLSSSLIVLVAIPTFAAALLMLLTDRLGVTGFFNPAMGGDPIAYAHLFWFTFHPEVYVLVIPAIGMMYEIIPRFSRKPIFSHSSGVFAFVLLSIVSFSSWAHHMYATGMSFTEKTVFMVGTLAAVPASAMHVFNFIATMWNGRIRFATPMMWAVGGIALFFSAGAGGVVNSAMPLDFSTHDTYWVVGHFHLFVMGTIAFGSIGYLYYMFPYVTGRMYNEKLGVTHFVLSFIGTILVFFTQHVLGLYGMPRRIFDYPPIPEWIAMNQIATIGAMIIGVSMAIFLGNIIYSSGKGKPANPDDPFGLGGKYYYPFEQKNPHH
- a CDS encoding cupredoxin domain-containing protein, giving the protein MGGHSNWPEWIYIGIVIALLCWVGGEAWNVERLVEHVPADAEVIKVTGQQWFWTFEHEDGTKEIGELHVEAGKAYKFEVTAKDVNHSFNIHDYVVLMDAVPGRVNTVWFAPDKAGEHDIQCREYCGLIHYNMRGKLIVEEPSS
- a CDS encoding heme transporter CcmC encodes the protein MKSMVGLFLVFAILVIIPVADYALAAGDEPGEYVDRRVLIWNLFFRMMTVAFTVGAVVSGTMIWLVWRFRESHPKATPTPYEKEGVW
- a CDS encoding histidine phosphatase family protein — encoded protein: MGSIIFLRHGQAKNNTERILAGRTPGIPLTDKGVDQAQKAAEFLEHMNISAIYSSPIERAKNTAEIVGKHNSVDVRIDERLIELDMGKFTGMPYDEIFSSHGNVFMKFYNGELEIAHNGVETFDQVKKRVLGIVDDVLENHPDENVVLVTHMDPIKAMLATIVDLSPKNLYELIIANASLNIFREYQRMFSVSGLNVMHPSRFDQDW
- the npdG gene encoding NADPH-dependent F420 reductase, translating into MKVGIIGGTGGMGKGFALRWSLNHDVIVGSRDAARASSSATEYTNLAKEAFGEIKGSITGNDNISVAKESDVLVLSIPYENIDTVCSEILPQTKDSCVVISPIVPMTKTDVGFEFIPIKENKPFSYQLVSKYVKDKSKLVSAFHVISEKKLVNPTLELDYDIFVCGDDKESVGVVNSLINEIKGLRPIYLGPGELSYMAEIATPLLLNAMIRNKIKNPGIKII
- a CDS encoding pyridoxamine 5'-phosphate oxidase family protein encodes the protein MNSRDKFLREQKVLRLATIGKNKTPHIVPVWYMYSSKKIYIGTNTKTQKAKNVQKNKRVSFCIDVGVNAPNIYGVMGQGNASLILENSKVKRIGKKILLRYFDTIENKSAKELLDDTDCIIEIIPEKWSIWNY
- a CDS encoding aminotransferase class I/II-fold pyridoxal phosphate-dependent enzyme, which translates into the protein MKVSKKVAGVEYAIRDIVLTARKVQQKGMKVDYLNIGDPVQFGFQPPDNVKQALIDAINRGENYYSTSEGLAELRNEIAKKENVKGLSIDSDDILVTNGVSEGLDMVISSIVEEGDEVLLPGPYYPPYASYVRLHGGLPVEFAVDLENSTPDIEDIRKKITSKTVAICLISPNNPTGVVFNENSLRELVNIANESNLYIICDEIYDQIIFDEKFTGIGKVAGDSPVIVLNGFSKVHLMSGWRIGYIAFNQSSKLDDLRENLPKLARVRIATNLPVQHAALESLRGSQDYISKFVSEIKQRRDLVIKRLNEIPGLSCPNPKGSFYAFPKIEDNRFGTDKEFVTKLLESKGVLTVHGSGFGEKYGSGHFRLVYLPSLETLDSAMTKIEEFVSQ